Within Myceligenerans xiligouense, the genomic segment GGGTGGCCTGCGTGCTCTGCAGGGCCCGGGGCTTGCGGTGAGCCACGTCCAGGAGTTCGGCGAGAGCGGCGTCACGCTCGGCGTCGCTCATCGCGACGCCGGAGAACGAGTGGGCATATGCCGCGGCCCAGCCAGGCCGCGCCCAGCCCGCCGCGCGGTCCCTGATGTCGGCGAGCAGCGCGCGGTATTCGTCGGACTCGGTACGCAGTGCCGCTCTGGTGACGCTTGCCGGCGGGACCCGGAGGGCGAGGATCGCCTCGGCGAGTGCGGGGAGGTCGGTGCGTGTGCTGCTCATGGATGACTCTCTGGTCCGATCGTGACGTCCTGCGGCGACGTGTCATGGTACCGGGGAGCGGGAGGCCGCGCCGGTGGCATTTCCGTGGGCGGCTCCTGGACCGATAAACTCGGAGATCTGTGCAGGTTCGGCCCGACACAGACCCCTCAACGCGAACTCGTCGTGCCCCTGGCGCATCCTGGAGAATGATGACCCTCACAGCATCCACGGAGTCGCGGCGTGCCCGCATGGCGGCTCCCGGCGCGCACCCCGGTTTCCGTCCGGACATCGAGGGGCTCCGGGCTGTCGCGATCGGCTTGGTCCTGCTCTACCACGCGGGTTGGGGCATCGTCTCCGGTGGATTCATCGGCGTCGACGTGTTCTTCGTGCTGTCCGGGTTCCTGATCACGGGCCTGCTGATCCGTGAGGTCGAGCGGACCGGGCGGATCTCCCTCAAGGAGTTCTACGCGCGCCGCGCGAAGCGACTGCTTCCGGCCGCGGCCCTGGTGCTGGCGGTCTCGGCGCTGGTCACCTGGCTCACGGGCTCGGTCGTGGAGTGGGCCACGTTCGGCGGCGACATCGTCGCCGCAGCGATCTACCTGGTGAACTGGCGACTCGCCGAGCGGTCCGTGGACTACCTCGCCGAGGGCACGTCGCAGTCCCCTGTGCAGCACTTCTGGTCCCTCGCCGTCGAGGAGCAGTTCTACATCGTCTGGCCGCTGGTGCTGCTCGCCGTCGTGCTGATCGTGCGGCGCACGGGAATCCGGCTCCGCCCCGCGATGGCGACGGGCCTCGCGCTCGTCGCGATCCCGTCCCTGGTGTGGTCCGTCGTGGCCACGGCAAACCTGCCCGCCGAGGCGTTCTTCGTCACGACGACGCGCCTGTGGGAGCTCGCGATCGGCGCGTTCGTCGCCGTCGGGGCTCCCCTGTGGGCCAAGGTGCCGGTGCTCGCCGCGCGGATCCTCGGCTGGGCGGGCATGGCGGTGATCGCCGCCTGCGCCCTCGTGCTCGACGAGACCGCCGCCTGGCCGGGTTCCCTGGCTCTCCTGCCCACGCTGGCGACGGCGGCGGTGGTGGTCTCGGGCTCGAACGGGCATGCTCCGCGCCTGCTCTCGGCGCGTGGCATGGTGTGGATCGGCGGACTGTCCTACTCGCTGTACCTGTGGCACTGGCCGCTGCTGATCGGCGCGACGAACCTGCTGGGCGGAATCGACGCGATCACCGGCACCCTCGTCGTAATCGGGGCGATTCTGCCGGCCTGGCTCTCGCTCCGCCTGGTCGAGAATCCCATCAGGCGGGCGCCCGCGCTCGCTCGGTCCGCGGGCCGCACCCTGGTGATGGGGCTGGTGCTCACCCTGGTGGGCGTGCTGGCCGGGTTCGCGCTCGTGCGCGGCGTGCCGCAGGTGGAGACCGTGGCGGAGGGCGAGGTGCAGGGCGCGGCCGTGCTGCGGCAGGACGGGGACGGCAGCCGGTCAGGCATCGAGATCACCGATTCGGTCGAGGCGATGACGCCGCAGCCGGTCGCCGCGGTCGACGACGTCCCGAGCGCGTACGACCGCGGTTGCCAGGTGTCGCAGGACGCCGTCGTGCCCGACTACTGTGAGTACGGCGATCCGGAGGGCGGCAGGCTGGTCGTGCTCGCCGGTGACTCGAAGGCCCTGCAATGGGTGGATGCCCTTGATCGGATCGCAAAGGACGAGGGCTGGCGCCTGCTGGTCGCGACCAAGTCGTCCTGCGGGCTGTACGATGCCATACCCGCGACCGAAGGGCCCGCGTACGAGGCGTGCCAGCAGTACAACACCGCGCTGCTCGGCGAGCTGGTCGAGATGAAACCGGCCGCGGTGATCGTCTCCCAGCGGCACAGCCTCGCGATCGATCCGGTCACCGGGGAGCCGTCACGACAGGCGATGGTCGAGGGAACCGCGCGTGCCTGGAAGACGCTCGTCGGGGCCGGGATCGAGGTCACCACGATTCTGGACAACCCGGTCCCGGTCGGTGTGGCGGGCGGTGGGGTGTACAAGTGCGTCGCGGAGAACCTGGACACGCTGACGGCGTGCTCGTTCGACCGTGCCGAGGCCGTGGAGAGCAGTGGCGCCCCCGCGCAGAAGGCCGCGGCGGCTCGGGTGCCGGAGGTGAAGGCGGTCACTGTGGTCGACCTGTTCTGCGACGAGAAGCGCTGTCCCGCGGTCATCGGGAACGTGCTCGTCTACCGGCAGGGATCACACGTGACCAACACCTACGCCCTGTCCGCGGTCCCGATCCTGAGGGAAAGGCTGCGGTAGTTCGCGAGAGGCTGACTTCCGCCCGGTCAGGCCGATCGACCATGTGGCCGAGCGGCTCCGACCGGTGCCGGACTGGGACACGCCAGCCGCGTAGGCGCGGTCGCGTGCCCGGTTCGAACCCATCCTGTCATCGGTTCGAACCGGGCACGGGGACTCGCGGGCCGGCGTCAGTCCTCGACCGCCGCCAGCGCGTTCGTGATGCCGTCACCGTAGAAGGAGTTCTCCTCCAGGGAGCCCACGCACGCGGGACCACGGTCCACCGGCCCGCACGCGTGGTCCGTGGCCTGGGCGCGGATCTGCCGCTCCATGCGGCGCGGCGACCAGTCGGGGTGTTCCGACTTCATCAGCGCCAGGACGCCCGCGACGTGCGGGGAGGCCATCGACGTGCCGCTGTACAGCGCGTAGCCGTGCCCCGTCACCGTGGACAGGATCCGCGAGCCCGGCGCAGCGACGTCGATCTTGCCGAGGCCGCGGTTGGAGAAGGACGACAGGTTCGCCTCCGCGTCGATCGAGGACACGGTCACGACGCCGTCGAGCTCGGCGGGAATGTCCTCGCAGCCCGAGTTGATGACGCGGTCGATCGCCTCCGAGTCGTTCGGGCTGCTGCTGTCGCTCGTGTTGTTCGCCAGGTCGGTCGCGGCGTTGCCGGCCGCCGCCGCGTGCACCACGCCCCGACGAGTGGAGAAGTTCACCGCGCGGCGCACGGCCTCCTTGGCGGCGAACTGGTCCGGCTGGTCCTCGCACCAGTACATGAACGGGTCGATGTAGTAGCTGTTGTTCGTCACGTCCATGCCCGTGAGGCCGGCCCACATGAATCCGCAGATCGCGTACTCGGGGAAGATGTAGCCCTGGTCGTTGACGACCTTGACCGAGGCCATCGTCACCCCGGGCGCCACGCCCACGATGCCCGTGCCGTTGCGGGCCGCCGCCACCGTGCCGGCCACGTGCGTGCCGTGCGACGACGTCGTCGGCCACCAGCCCTGGGCCGACGTGTCGGGGCGCCCCGCGTCGGTGCAGTTCACCGACAGGTCCTCGGACACCTGACCCGCCAGGTCGGGGTGGTCGGCCTCGATGCCGCTGTCCAGGATGCCGACGACGACGTCCGGCGACCCGTCGGTGATCTCGTGCGCCGCGTCCGCCTGGATCAGGGACATGTCCCACTGCTCGTTCTCGCGGGGGTCCTCCTCGACCATCGCGTCGAACTCCGCGTCGGTGGCGGCGTCCGCCGTCGCGCCGCTCGCGGCCGTACCCGACCGCGATGACGGCGCCCGCTGGGCCTCCGGCCCGGCGACCTCGGCGGGCGTGCCCTCGTACGGCGTCGCGGTGCGCGTCGCGCCGACCGAGTCGACGGCCCACCGGCCGGGGCCCGAGACGACGTCGTCCCGGAACGAGCCGTTGGTGGAGTGCGCGACCACGACGCCGATCTCCGGCCACGACTGGACGACGACGCCGTCGGCGGCCCGGACGGCCCACTCCACCGCGCGGGTCTTGCCCGGCGTCGCACGCTTGGCGTTGACCACGTACGAGAACGTCTCGCCGTCGGGTGTGACGACCGGGACGGGCGTCGAGGGGGGCTCGTCCGTGGCCGAGGCGCTCGCCGACAGGCCGAACGACGTGGCGGCGAGCACCGCCACGGACGCGACCGCGAGGCCGCGCGCGGGACGGGGGTATCGCATGCGCATGGTTGCTCCCTGAGGTTGGCAGGTCCCGTGGTCCGGGACCAGAGGGCAACTTACGGGTTCACCCGACATTCGGGAAAGTGTCCGACAATAAAGTCACCCGCTGGAAACATACCGGCATGGGCTAGCTCTCGCGAGAAGAGTCGGCGTTGACCGCTGCGCGCGTGGCGTGGCCGGTCAGCGGCCCGCGGCGTAGCCCTGGGCGCCGCGGGGGTTGGCGGCCGCACCGAGGAGCCCGGTCGACGGGTCACGGGTCACTGCCGAGAGCCGACCCAGCGCCCAGTCGCCCGCCCGCACGACCTGGTGGCCGCGGGCGGTGAGGGCGGCGATCACGTCGTCGCCCAGCCGGTCCTCGACCACCAGGCCGCCGGGTGTCCACGTGCGCGGCCAGAACGAGCCCGGGAAGGACGTGGTGTGCCACGCCGGCGCGTCGATGGCCTGCTGGGGCGTGTAGCCGCCGGCGAGCACGCGGAGAAGGAACAGCAGCTGCCACTGGTCCTGCTGGTCGCCGCCGGGGGAGCCGCAGGCGAGCACGGGTTCGCCGTCGCGCAGCACGAGGGTCGGGGTGAGCGTGGTGCGGGGCCGCCGTCCGGGGACGAGGGCCGACGGCGAGGCGGGGTCCAGCCACGTCATCTGCAGCCGCGTGCCGAGGCAGAAACCGAGGCCCGGGACGGTGGGGGAGGACTGCAGCCAGCCACCCGACGGGGTCGCGCTGATGATGTTTCCCCAGCGGTCGACGACGTCGATGTGGCAGGTGTCGCCGCGGGTGACGCCCAGGGCGTCCGGGGGGAGGTCATCGGCCGGGTGGGCCTGGCGCCCGGCGGGCGCGGCCGGTGGGCCGGGGACGGTCGGCTCACCCACGCCGGCCGCCGCACCGCCCGACGGCGCACCGGGCAGGGAACCCGCCGGGGCCGTGGTCGTGTACTCGGTGCGCAGCGGGGGCACGGGCGGCGTGGTGCGTCCCGGGACGTCGCCGGGACGGATCTCGTGGCTCGCGGTGTCGCCGATGAGGTCGCGCCGCCGGGCCGCGTACTCCGGGGACAACAGGTGGTCCAGCGGGACGTGGTCCGCGCGTGCGCCGGCGGGGACGTGCCCCGCGCCGGTCCCGCTTGCCGTGCCGTCCGTGCCCGTGTCCCCGTACCAGACGTCGCGGTCCGCCAGCGCGAGCTTCTGCGCCTCGGCGACGGTGTGGACGCCGGCGGCGGTGGACGGGTCCAGCAGGTCGTCGTCGTACCCGTCGAGGATGGTCAGCGTCTGCAGGAGGGCCGGGCCCTGCCCCCAGGCGCCGGTCTTGACGATCGTGCGGTCCCGGAACCGGGCGGTGACGGGTTCCTCGAAGGTGGCGCGGAACCCGGCGACGTCGTCGGCCGTCATGACCCCGGCGTGGTCGGCACCGTCGGAGTGACGGTGCGGAGTGCGGACGAACTCCTCGATCGCGGGGCCGACGACCTCGCGCCACCGGGCGCGGGCGGCCTCCACGCCCGCCTCACGGGAGGACGCGGCGTCGGCCGCCGCGACCAGGGAGTCCAGCAGGTCGGCATAGTCCGGGTCGGTGATCAGCTCGCCCGGTGCGGGCGGGGCGCCGCCGGGCATCCACCGCGCGGCCGAGGTGGGCCAGTGCTCGCGGAACAGTCGCTGCACCGCCGCGATGGTGAGGCTCACGCGTTCCAGGACCGGGTGGCCGGACCGCGCGTAGCCGGTCGCGTACGACAGGACGTCGCCCACGGTCCACGTGCCGCGGTCGCGCAGGAGCAGCAGCCAGGCGTCGACGGCACCGGGTACGGCGGCCGCCAGCGCACCCGAACCGGGCACGAGGTCCAGGCCCTCGGCGCGGTAGCGGTCGATGGTCGCCGCGGCCGGTGCGGGCCCCTGGCCGGCCAGCACGCGGGGTCGGCCGGGATCGTCGGCGGAGGCGATGACGGCCGTCATGTCGCCGGCGGGGCCGTTCAGGTGCGGTTCGACGACGTGCAGGACGAAGGCGCCCGCGCAGGCGGCGTCGAACGCGTTGCCGCCGCGCTCCAGGACCGACTGCGCGGTCGCGGTCGCGATCCAGTGCGTGGACGCGGCCATGCCGAACGTGCCGGTCAGGTCGGGGCGGGTGGTGGAAGCGGGCGGCGGAGCGAAGGGCACGACGCCACCGTAGCCGGAGGGTCGGACACGCGGTGTCAGCCCGCCGTCACCGCGTAGGCGCCGGCCTCGTCGGCGGACAGGTCACCCGTCTCGCCGTCGCGCACGGCACGCCCGCCGAGGACGTACACGTACGCCCAGAACGCCGCCAGCGCGATCGCCCCGATGACGATCTTCAGCCACCAGAACATCGACGACCCGGTCACGAAGCCCTCGATCAGGCCGGAGACACCGAGCGTCACCATGAGCGTGACGGCGGCCGTGACGAGCGCGCGCCCCTCGCGTGCCAGCGACGTCGACCGCTTGAGCGGGCCGGGGTCCACCCACGACCAGAAGAGGCGCAGGCCCGCGGCCCCGGCGACGAAGATCGCCGTCAGCTCGAGCAGACCGTGCGGGGTGATCAGGGTCAGGAACGTGTCGAGCTCGCCGTGCGCGGCCATCATCCCTCCGATGGAACCCACGGCCACCGAGTTCTGCCACAGCACGAACAGCGGGTAGATCCCTGTGATCCCACCCCCGATGCACTGCCACGCGATCTTGAAGTTGTTGAGCCACACCAGGCCGGCGAACTCCGCGCCGGGATCGTAGTACGCCGCGAACGCCTCGTTGACATAGCGTTCCTGTTCCGACGGCGTGCCCATGGCGCGCAACGCCTCCGGGTCGGTGGCCACGTTCACCCCGGCGATGACGGCGACCAGCAGAGCCCCCGCCGTGATCGCATGCGTCCACCAGCGGATGCGGTACAGCGCCGCGGGCGCCGTGACCACCGCGAACCGCACCACGCCGCGCCACGAGGGCTCGTGCGATCCCGCGATCTTCGCGCGGGCACGCACCAGGAGCTCGGACAGGCGAGACACCACCGCCGGGTCGGGTGCCGCCGACCGGACCGTGGACAGATGCGTCGCCACCGCCTGGTAGAGCCGCACCAGCTCGTCCGCCTCGGCGCCGTCCAGGCGGCGGCGTCGGGCGAGCTCCGAGAGGCGCTCCCACTCCTTCGAGTGCACGGCGGTGAAGGCATCGATGTCCACGGCCGATAGTCTGCCGCACACCGGGGACATCCCCTAGATTCTGTCCTGGTGCAGGACGGCCCCGGCAAGGAGATCACGTGCACGACGGCATCGTCATCGGCGAGGGAGTGCTCCTCGACGCGCGCCCGGCCGGGTTCATCTCGCGCACACTCGCGGTGCTGCTCGACCTGATCACGCTGGGCGCCCTGGTGATCACCCTGCTCCTGCTCGCGATCCCGTGGCTGACCGAACAACTGCTGCGCGGAGAGCCAGGATTCGACGCGCTGCTGATCACGAACCTGGCGGTCACGATCGCGGTCATGGTGGGCGTCCCGACGGCGGTCGAGACGCTGACGCGCGGGCGATCGCTCGGCAAGCTCGCCGCGGGAATCCGCGTCGTGCGGGACGACGGCGGCCCGATCCGTTTCCGGCACGCCTTCGTCCGGGCCCTCGTGGGCATCTTCGAGCTCTGGCTCACCTTGGGTTTCCTCGCCGTGATCACCTCGCTGATCAACCGCCGCGGCAAGCGCCTGGGTGACCTCGCCGCCGGAACGTACGTGGTCCGCGTGCGGGGCGGGCACACGCCGTCGGCCCCCGTCGTCATGCCGCTGGAACTGGCCGCCTGGGCGGACACCACCGACATGCGCCGACTGCCCGACGGGCTGGCGCTCGCGGCCCGGCAGTTCCTCGGGCGGGCACACAAGCTGGCGCCGCAGTCCCGCCACCGCCTCGCGGACGACCTGGCCGGCCGCATCGAGCCGTACGTCGCGCCCGGCCCGCCCGTCGGGACGCATCCCGAGGCGTTCCTGCACGCCGTGCTGGCGGAGCGGCGGCTGCGCGAGGAGGACGCGGCGCGCCTGCGGCAGTCGCGCGCCGACCAGCACGCCAGCCTGCTGCACCGCCTCCCGTACGCGGTTCCGGACCTGCGCGACTGACGCCGTGTCCCGCGCGCCCGAGTCCTCGGACACAGGGCCCCGGTGCCCGGGCACCGCGCGCACACGGCGCCGACCCAGGTGGTCAGGCCGGGACCCGCGCGCGGGACGCCTTTGTGCACGCCGTGTCGGAGTGTCGCGCTAGGGTGGCGACGGAGCACCGAACGACACGTCGTGGTGTGCCGGAAGCCACGAGCACCTGGGAGAAAAGCCTGTGACGACGCCAGCCAGTCCTGACGGCGGTTCGGGCACGCCCGCCCCCCAGAACGGGTGGGGTGAGCCGCCGCGCTACGGCCAGTACGCGCCGGGATACGGTCCGGGCCAGCAGGCCGCCGGCGTGCCCGGGGCCGGAGCGGCGTCGCCGCAGTCGGCGCCCCAGTACGGGCAGGGCCAGTACGGCCAGGGGCAGTACGGGCAGGGGCAGTACGGGCAGGGGCAGTACGGGCAGCAGCCGGGACCCGGGTACGGCGGGCCGTCCGGTCCGCTTCCGCCGCTCGCCGAGAAGCCGGGCATCATCCCCTTGCGCCCGCTCTCGCTCGGGGAGATCTACGACGGCGCCTTCCAGGCGGTGCGGCACAACCCGGGCGTGGTCCTCGGGTTCACCACGATCGTGCTGGCGGTCGCCGCCGCGGTGGGCGCCCTGCTCAGCCTCCCGCTCACCACGATCTTCGCGGACCTGTGGGGCCAGCTCGAGGACGCGATCGCGGCCGAGTCCGCGGACCCGGCCGATGTCGCGGCCATGAGCCAGATGAGCGGCCTGATCCCCGGGCTGTACGGGGTGGGGCTCGGCACCGGGGTCACGCTGGCGCTCGCCGCACCCCTCGCGGTGGGAGGCGTCGCCCTCTCCGTCAGCGAGTCGGTCATGGACAAGAAGGTCACCATGGCCGAGACCTGGCGCCGTGTGGGTCCGCGCTGGTGGTTCCTCGTCGCACTCGGCCTGCTGCGCGGGCTCGCCGTGGTCGTCGTGTTCCTGGTCGCGGTCGCCGTGGTGGCGGGCATGTTCGCGCTCGACACAGGCCTCGGGGTGTTCGGGATCTTCCTGGCCCTGGCGGGCCTGCTGGTCTTCGGTTTCTGGTTCGTCGTCCGGACTCTGCTCATGGCCCCGGCGATGGTGCTCGAGCGTCAGGGGTTCTGGGGCACCGTGGTGCGCGCCTGGCGTCTGACGCGGGGCGTCTTCTGGCGCATGCTCGGGATCTACCTGCTCACGTACCTGATCCTCTCCTTCCTGGCGCAGATCATCAGCGCGCCCATCTCGTACGGATTCGGTTTCGCGTCGGTGATGGCGAGCCCGATCGTCGTGCAGATCGGCATCGCGCTCACGACCCTGGTCGTCGCCCTGCTGGAGACGATCTTCATGGGCGCCGTCGTCGCCCTGCTCTACATCGACACGCGGATGCGCCGTGAGGGCCTCGACGTCCAGCTCGCGGCGGCCACGGCGGACCGATGACGGCATGGATGGAGCCTCCGGTCGAGCCCGGCCGTGAGGAGGCGCACGACTGGCTCCGGACCGAGCTGCAACGAGCCGAGTACGCCGAGCGGGAGAGCCTGCTCCAGCGTCTCGTCGACGCGGTCGTCGACTGGTTCCGCGGCCTGGACGACATCCCGGTCACCGGGCTGCCCGGGCCACAGCTCGCGATCGCGATCG encodes:
- a CDS encoding stage II sporulation protein M, giving the protein MDIDAFTAVHSKEWERLSELARRRRLDGAEADELVRLYQAVATHLSTVRSAAPDPAVVSRLSELLVRARAKIAGSHEPSWRGVVRFAVVTAPAALYRIRWWTHAITAGALLVAVIAGVNVATDPEALRAMGTPSEQERYVNEAFAAYYDPGAEFAGLVWLNNFKIAWQCIGGGITGIYPLFVLWQNSVAVGSIGGMMAAHGELDTFLTLITPHGLLELTAIFVAGAAGLRLFWSWVDPGPLKRSTSLAREGRALVTAAVTLMVTLGVSGLIEGFVTGSSMFWWLKIVIGAIALAAFWAYVYVLGGRAVRDGETGDLSADEAGAYAVTAG
- a CDS encoding S8 family peptidase — translated: MRMRYPRPARGLAVASVAVLAATSFGLSASASATDEPPSTPVPVVTPDGETFSYVVNAKRATPGKTRAVEWAVRAADGVVVQSWPEIGVVVAHSTNGSFRDDVVSGPGRWAVDSVGATRTATPYEGTPAEVAGPEAQRAPSSRSGTAASGATADAATDAEFDAMVEEDPRENEQWDMSLIQADAAHEITDGSPDVVVGILDSGIEADHPDLAGQVSEDLSVNCTDAGRPDTSAQGWWPTTSSHGTHVAGTVAAARNGTGIVGVAPGVTMASVKVVNDQGYIFPEYAICGFMWAGLTGMDVTNNSYYIDPFMYWCEDQPDQFAAKEAVRRAVNFSTRRGVVHAAAAGNAATDLANNTSDSSSPNDSEAIDRVINSGCEDIPAELDGVVTVSSIDAEANLSSFSNRGLGKIDVAAPGSRILSTVTGHGYALYSGTSMASPHVAGVLALMKSEHPDWSPRRMERQIRAQATDHACGPVDRGPACVGSLEENSFYGDGITNALAAVED
- a CDS encoding RDD family protein, producing MHDGIVIGEGVLLDARPAGFISRTLAVLLDLITLGALVITLLLLAIPWLTEQLLRGEPGFDALLITNLAVTIAVMVGVPTAVETLTRGRSLGKLAAGIRVVRDDGGPIRFRHAFVRALVGIFELWLTLGFLAVITSLINRRGKRLGDLAAGTYVVRVRGGHTPSAPVVMPLELAAWADTTDMRRLPDGLALAARQFLGRAHKLAPQSRHRLADDLAGRIEPYVAPGPPVGTHPEAFLHAVLAERRLREEDAARLRQSRADQHASLLHRLPYAVPDLRD
- a CDS encoding acyltransferase family protein; protein product: MTLTASTESRRARMAAPGAHPGFRPDIEGLRAVAIGLVLLYHAGWGIVSGGFIGVDVFFVLSGFLITGLLIREVERTGRISLKEFYARRAKRLLPAAALVLAVSALVTWLTGSVVEWATFGGDIVAAAIYLVNWRLAERSVDYLAEGTSQSPVQHFWSLAVEEQFYIVWPLVLLAVVLIVRRTGIRLRPAMATGLALVAIPSLVWSVVATANLPAEAFFVTTTRLWELAIGAFVAVGAPLWAKVPVLAARILGWAGMAVIAACALVLDETAAWPGSLALLPTLATAAVVVSGSNGHAPRLLSARGMVWIGGLSYSLYLWHWPLLIGATNLLGGIDAITGTLVVIGAILPAWLSLRLVENPIRRAPALARSAGRTLVMGLVLTLVGVLAGFALVRGVPQVETVAEGEVQGAAVLRQDGDGSRSGIEITDSVEAMTPQPVAAVDDVPSAYDRGCQVSQDAVVPDYCEYGDPEGGRLVVLAGDSKALQWVDALDRIAKDEGWRLLVATKSSCGLYDAIPATEGPAYEACQQYNTALLGELVEMKPAAVIVSQRHSLAIDPVTGEPSRQAMVEGTARAWKTLVGAGIEVTTILDNPVPVGVAGGGVYKCVAENLDTLTACSFDRAEAVESSGAPAQKAAAARVPEVKAVTVVDLFCDEKRCPAVIGNVLVYRQGSHVTNTYALSAVPILRERLR
- a CDS encoding gamma-glutamyltransferase family protein, whose amino-acid sequence is MAASTHWIATATAQSVLERGGNAFDAACAGAFVLHVVEPHLNGPAGDMTAVIASADDPGRPRVLAGQGPAPAAATIDRYRAEGLDLVPGSGALAAAVPGAVDAWLLLLRDRGTWTVGDVLSYATGYARSGHPVLERVSLTIAAVQRLFREHWPTSAARWMPGGAPPAPGELITDPDYADLLDSLVAAADAASSREAGVEAARARWREVVGPAIEEFVRTPHRHSDGADHAGVMTADDVAGFRATFEEPVTARFRDRTIVKTGAWGQGPALLQTLTILDGYDDDLLDPSTAAGVHTVAEAQKLALADRDVWYGDTGTDGTASGTGAGHVPAGARADHVPLDHLLSPEYAARRRDLIGDTASHEIRPGDVPGRTTPPVPPLRTEYTTTAPAGSLPGAPSGGAAAGVGEPTVPGPPAAPAGRQAHPADDLPPDALGVTRGDTCHIDVVDRWGNIISATPSGGWLQSSPTVPGLGFCLGTRLQMTWLDPASPSALVPGRRPRTTLTPTLVLRDGEPVLACGSPGGDQQDQWQLLFLLRVLAGGYTPQQAIDAPAWHTTSFPGSFWPRTWTPGGLVVEDRLGDDVIAALTARGHQVVRAGDWALGRLSAVTRDPSTGLLGAAANPRGAQGYAAGR